GCTGCTGTTCGGCACTCCCTGGCTGGTCCTCGGCAAGCTCCTGCACTGGCTCGCGGCGGGACGGATCTCGCTCGCACCACGCGGCTCGCGGGGAGTGAAGGGCGAGCTCGTGGCCTGGCTGCTGCTGGCGACGCTGGACTGCCACACCGCCGCGCTGTGGTCGGACTTCACCATCCAGCCCGAGGACAAATGCCAGAGATACGGATTCTCCTCGAACTCCCACGTCCACATAGATGGCAGCTCCTTCTTCGACTACCCGGTCGTAACACGCTGCGTGTGGCCCGACGGAGACACGAAACCCCTGGTTCCTTGGGAACTCAACATCACCACCGCCGTTCTCCTCACGGCAGCGGTCGCCGTCGTCGTACACGCCGCCGTCCGCACCCACCGCCACCGACGCGCACCACAGCACACCCGACAGTAGGAACCGAGCGCCTCCCCGTCGCACGAACCGCCCCCGACCGGGCGCACCGCCCCACCGGCTCGCGACCGACTCCCCCAGCCACGTCAGGACAGCAGTTCGGCAGCGGCACCGCGCCGGAGCTTGCCCGAGGGCGTCTTGGGCAGCGAGCCCGGCGCGACCACCAGCACAGTGGAGGGTCGCGCGCCCACCTCGCCGAAGACCTTCGCGGCCACCTCCTTGCGCAGCCGCCGCTCCTCGGCCTCGTCCCCGGCCGAGCGGGACTCCACGATCACCGCGAAGTGCTCGCGCCGCGCACCGGCGTCCCCACGCACGGCCGCCGCGTTTCCCGCCCGCACCCCGGCCACGGTGCAGGCCGCCCGCTCGATGTCGGTGGGGTGCACGTTGCGACCGCCCAGCACGATCACCTCCTTGCGGCGCCCGCACACCACCAGCTGCCCGTCCACCAGGTATCCCTCGTCACCGGTGTCCAGCCAGCCGTGCCCGTCGGTGGCGGCGAGCGGCCCGCGCACCGTCAGATAGCCGGGAGTGACGGCCGCGCCCCGGATCAGCAGGCCGCCCACGCCGCGTTCCGGCAACGGCGTGCCGGACTCGTCGACCACCACGACCTCCATGCCGGGCAGCGGTGGCCCCAGCAGCGCGAACCCGCGCGCACCCGGGTCCCCCGGCCGCGCGGGAACGGCCCGCCGAGAGCTCCGCAACGCCTCGGAGTCCACCGTGTCCACTTCCATGCCGCCGTGCGCGGGCGCGAACGAGACGGCCAGGGTGGCCTCGGCCATGCCGAAGGCGCACACCACGCACTCCGGGCGCAACCCGAGACCGGCTCCGGCCGTGAGGAACCGCTCCACCGTCCCGGGATCCACCGGCTCGGCACCGTTGAGGGCGAACCGCAGCGTGGACAGGTCGAACGCCCCGGCCTCGGCCCGTTCCAGTCCCCGCGCGGTGATGGCGTAGGCGAAGTTCGGCGCGGCGGTGACGGTCCCGCCGTACCGCCCGATCAGTTCCGGCCACAGCGAGGGCCGCGCCAGGAAGTCGGCGGGGGTGACCTTGACCAGCCGCATCCCCAGTGCCATCGGCACCGCCAGGCAGCCGACCATGCCCATGTCGTGGAACAGCGGTAGCCAGGAGACCGCGACGTCGCGCTCCGGGGACAGCCGCGCGGCGGCCGTGATGGCCCGGGTGTTGTGGTAGAGGTTGCCGTGCGTGATCCGCACCGCCTTGGGCTCCGCCGAGGAACCACTGGTCAGCTGCAGCAGCGCGAGGTCGTCCTCACCGGTGGGAACCTCCTCGGCGGGACCGGTTTCCGCCCGCGAGAGCTCGTCCAGGTCGCGGAACCGGATGCCGTGCTCGGCCAGCACCGGAGCGAACTCGTGGAACGGCTCCCCGAGCAGCACCAGCCCGGCCTCGATCATGCGGGTGACGCGCAGCGTGTCCTCGGCCCAGGTCCCGAGATCGGTGCGCGGCGTGGGCTGGTGCAGCATCGTCACCGAGGCACCTGCCAGCCACACCGCCTGCACGGCGGGAACCACGGACTCCGGCCGCGCGGCGAGGACCGCCACCGCGTCTCCCCGCCGCACGGGCGGTCCCTCTCGGGAGGAGCGCAGCGCTGCCGAGATCCGCAGCGCCCACTCGCGCACCTGCCCCCAGCCGCGGCAGCGGGGCGCGTCGGGCTCACCGGTGATCAGGCCGCGGGTCCGCGGACCGTGGTCCGAAGCCGCCGCCGCGGCCACCATCTCCGTGAAACGGCTCACACTTCCAGACTACTTCGTGGCGGGAAGGGCCCAGCCCGTCACGGACGGGCGCGGTGACCTCCCGAGCGAACGCGGGGCCCGCCACGGGATCAACCGAGGCTGTCGGCCAGCTCCATCCAACGGGACTCGATGTCGTCCTTCTGCTCGCGCAGCTGCCGCAGCTGGGAGTTCAACTCCTGCAGCCGCTCCGGTTCGGTGGCGGCCTCGGCGAGCTGGTCGTGCAGCTCCCGCTCCCGGTCGGCGAGCTTGTCCAGCTGGCGTTCCAGCCGGGAGAGCTCCTTGCGCGCGGCGCGGTCCTGCGCACCGGACAGGCCGCTGGACTTCGCCTTACCGCCCGCCGCGGCGCCACCGGTCTCCTGCTGCCGGCCGAGGGACTGGTCCCCGCCCTCCAGCAGCGAACGGCGCCGGTTCAGGTACTCGTCGATCCCGCCCGGCAGGTGGGTGATGTTGCCGTCGCCGAACAACGCGACCACGTTGTCGCAGACCCGCTCCACCAGGTAGCGGTCGTGCGAGACGACCACCAGGGTGCCGGGCCAGCCGTCCAGCAGGTCCTCCAGCTGCTGCAGGGTGTCGATGTCGAGGTCGTTGGTGGGCTCGTCGAGCACGAGCACGTTGGGCTCGTCCATCAGCAGCCTGGCCAGCTGCAGCCTGCGCCGCTCGCCGCCGGAGAGGTCCTCGACCCTGGTCCACTGCCTGCCCTTGCCGAAGCCGAACCGCTCGCCCAGCTGGGAGGCGGTCAGCTCGTACTTGCCGAGCGTGACCTGCTTGGCGACGTCCTCGATCGCCTCCAGCACGCGCCACTCGCCGGGCAGGTCGTGCAGCTCCTGGGTGAGGTGCGCCAGTCGGACCGTCTTGCCCTCGATCCGCTTGCCGCCGTCGGGCTCGCGCTCCCCCGCCAGCAGCCGCAGCAGCGTCGTCTTGCCGGAGCCGTTCACCCCGACCACACCCACCCGCTCACCCGGCCCCAACCGCCAGGTCACGTTGTCCAGCAGCTTGCGGTCGGCCAGCCGGAGCTCGACGTCCTCCAGCTCGATCACGGTGTTGCCCAGCCGCCGCTTGGCGAAGGAGACCAGCTCCACGGTGTCCCTGGGCTCCGGCACGTCGGAGATCAGGGCCTCGGCCGCCTCCACCCGGAACTTGGGCTTCGAGGTGCGGGCCTTGGCACCCCGTTGCAGCCAGGCGAGCTCCTTGCGCGCCAGGTTGCGGCGCTTCTCCTCGGTCTGCTGCGCGATCCTGGCCCGCTCGGCCCTGGCGTAGACCCAGTCGGCGTAGCCGCCCTCGTACTGCTCCACCCGGCCGTCCACGACCTCCCAGGTGCGGTTGCACACCTCGTCGAGGAACCACCGGTCGTGGGTGACGATCACCAGTGCGCAGCGCCGCGCAAGCAGGTGGTCCGCCAACCAGCGCACCCCCTCGACGTCGAGGTGGTTGGTCGGCTCGTCCAGCACCAGCAGGTCGAGTTCGCGCACCAGCGCGGCGGCCAGCGCCACGCGGCGGCGTTCACCACCGGACAGCTCGGCGACCCTGGTCTCCAGGCCGAGCCCGGTCATGCCGACCCCGTTGAGCACGGAACGCACCTTGGGGTCGGCGGCCCACTCGTGCTCGGCGGTGAAGCCCTGCGGGTCGAGCACCGCGTTGCGCACGGTGGCGTCGGCGGGAAGCTCGGTCCGCTGGGTGACGACCGCGCTGCGCAGGTCACGGGTGTGGTTGACCCGTCCGGCGTCGGGCTCTTCGATACCGGTCAGTATCTCCAGCAGGGTCGTCTTGCCACCACCGTTGAGACCGACGACCCCGATGCGGTCGCTTTCGGTCACGCCGAGCGAGACCCCGTCCAGCAGGGGCCGGACCCCGTGGCTTTTCTCGACCGACTCCAGATTGATCAGGTTGGCCATCGAGCGTTGGTCACTCCGTCGACTTCGAACACGCCCGGAACGGGCTGGGGACGGCCCGGGACCGAGCCGTCGGTTTCATTGCGCGGCCGGGACACACACGTGCCCGGTTCTCATGCGTGCACCTGGGGAGGGGTGGGGCGGTCGGAGTGCTCCTCGACGAGTCGCGCACCGGCGACGGGGCCCTGCGCCACCCGCACCGTCCGGCACACCCCGGCACCGGAGAGCTCGGCCGCGATCCGCACCGCATCCTCCCCGTCGGTGCACAGGAACGCGCAGGTCGGTCCGGATCCGGACACGATCCCGGCCAGCGCCCCGGCGTCCACCCCGGCGCGCAGCGTGCGCCGCAGCACCGGTCGCAGCGAGACCGCCGCGGCCTGCAGATCGTTGCCCAGCAGCAGGGCGAGTTCACGCGGATCGCCGGAAGCCAGCGCCTCCAGCACCGGCTCCACCTCGCCGACCCGGTTGTCCGAGTTCCGCCGCAACCGGTCCAGCTCGCCGTAGACCTCCGGGGTTCCCAGTCCCTCCCCGTGCAGCGCGATCACCCAGTGATAGGTGTGCCGGGCCAGCACCGGCACCAACCGCTCTCCCCGGCCGGTGCCGAGCGCGGTCCCCCCCTGCAGGGCGAACGGCACGTCGCTGCCGAGCCGGCCCGCTATGTCGGCGAGCTCGTCACGACCGAGCTCCAGCTTCCACAGCGCGTTCAGCGCGAACAGCGTCGCGGCGGCGTCGGCACTGCCACCGGCCATGCCGCCCGCCACCGGTATGCCCTTGTTGATCGAGACGCGCACACCGGTGTCGTCCGGATCTCTGCCGCTGGCGCGGGCGAGTTCGGTCACCGCCCGCCACGCCAGGTTGTCGGAATCCAACGGAACGTCGTCCGAACCCTCGCCGCGCACCTCGATGCCCGGCTCGTCGGAACTGCGTACCGTGACCTCGTCGGTCAGCGACAGCGCCTGGAATACGGTCACCAGCTCGTGATAACCGTCCTGGCGACTGTCACCGACCGAGAGGTGCAGGTTCACCTTCGCCGGGACCCGGACGGTGATCGGGGTCGGTACCACGGACAGCACACCCCCAGGGTACGTGTCCGTACCGCGCGCGTTCACGCGTGACTCGGGTCCCGGGCGACGGCACTGGTGTCAGCTGGCCGGGATGACGGACTTGCCGCCGTACTCCTCGTTGATGAAGTCCTTGACCTCCTGGGACTGCAGCATGTCGACGAGCTTGTCGACGCGCGGGTCGTCCCGCATCTCGGAGTTGGTGACCACCCCGTTGACGTAGGGGTTGTTCTCGGTCGACTCCAGGGCCAGCGGATCATCCAGGTTGGCCTTGAGGGCGTAGTTGCCGTTGACGACCGCGAACCGCACGTCCTGCAGCGTGCGCGGGATCTGGGCCGCCTTCATCTCCTCGATCTGGAGGTTCTTCGGGTTGCTCACGATGTCGCGGACGTTGGTCTCCTCCGCCGAGCCCTTCTTGAGCTCGATCAGCCCCTTGTCCTGGAGCAGTTTGAGGGCCCGACCCCGGTTGGAGGGGTCGTTGGGGATCGTCACGGTGTCACCGTCGGAGACCTCGTCCAACGAGCCGATCTTCTTGGAGTAGATGCCCAGCGGCTCCAGGTGCACCGGGGCGACCCACTGCAGATCACCGCCGCGCTCCTCCTTGTACTCCTCGAGGAACGGCTTGTGCTGGTAGTAGTTGGCGTCCAGCGAGCCGTTGGCGGTGGCGGCGTTGGGCCGGTTGTAGTCGCTGAAGGTCTCGATCTCGATCTTCAGGTCCTGCTCGGAGGCGAGGTTCTCCTTGACGTACTCCAGGATCTCGCCGTGCGGCTGGGCGGTGGCACCGACCTTGATCGCCGCGTCCGGGTCGTCCTGCGCTGCCGAGCCACCGCCGCACCCGGCTAACGCGAGGGCGCTGACGGTGAGCAGTGAGGCCAGGATTCTGGTACGCATCGAAGGTCCTTTCGGATCTCGGTGGGCGGCGGCCGCCCACCTCGGTTCACTGCGGCGGTGCTCGCCCGGGGCCCTCGGCACGGCGCGGCGCGTCGAGCCGTCGGACTCGTCCGGGAGAGCGGGACCGCCGTGGTTCACGGTCGGAGACCGGTGACTCAGACGTTGGTGACGGCGCGCCTGCGGTCGACCAGCTTCGTCACCCAGTCGGTGAGCAGCTGCATCCCCCAGGCGAGCACTCCGAGCAGCACCACCGAGACGTAGAGCACACGGTCGTCGTAGGCGTTGTAGCCGTCCAGGATCGCGGTGGCTCCCAGCCCGCCGCCCGCGATGGCACCCGCCATCGCGGCGTAGCCGATCAGCGCGAGCATGGTCACCCCGACCGCACCGACCAGAGCCGCCCGAGCCTCGCTGAGCAGCACTGTCCACACGATCCGGAACTTGCTCGCCCCGGTGGTCACCGCGGCCTCCACGATCGCGGAGTCCACTTCGCGCAGGGCGTTGGAGGTCAACCGCGCGAAGAACGGCACCGCGGCGATGGCCAACGGCACGATCGCCGCGCTGCTGCCGAACGCCTGCCCCATCAGCAGTCGGGTCAGCGAGCCGACCACCACCAGCAGCACCACGAACGGGATCGACCGCGTCACGTCCACGATCGCGCCGAGCACCCGGTGCAACAGCGGTTTGGGGGTGAGTCCCACGGGGGAGGTCATGTGCAGCCAGACGCCCAGCGGCAGACCACCCACCACCCCCACCAGGGTCGACATCAGGACCATGTAGATGGTCTCGACCGTCGCGGGACGTACCAGTTCGACGACCTCCGACCAGGGGGTCACGTCACTCACGCAGCAACTCCATCAACGCTCACGGGAGCGCGGCGCACATGCGCATCGCGCTCGATCATCCACTTCAGCGCGGACTCGGAACGTTCACCGGACAACCCGACGCGGAATTTGGCGACGGGCGTGTCCCCGAGCCGCGTCAGTCCACCGCCGAGAATGGACAGTTCCACCCCGAACCTGCTCGAAGCCTCGGGCAGCAACGCCCCCACCGCCGCGAAGCCGACCAGCACCACCTCGGCGACCACGTCGTGCTGCTGACCGGAGTCGGGCCGCAGCACGCTCGCCTGGTCGGTCTCGGGCAGCAGCGTCGAACCGATCCGGCTGCCCGGCTCGGAGACCAGGTCCAGCACCTTGCCGTGCTCGACCACCCTGCCCTGTTCGAGAACGGCGACGTCGTCGGCGATGCGCCGCACCACCGCCATGTCGTGCGTGACGACCAGCACCGTCACCCCGAGCTCGGAGCGAGCGCGTTCCAGCACGGTCAACACCGAGTCGGTGGTGGCGGGGTCCAGCGCCGAGGTCGGCTCGTCCGCCAGCAGCACCGAGGGCTTGGCGGCCAGCGCACGCGCGACCGCGACCCGCTGCCGCTGCCCCCCGGAGAGGTGGTCCGGGTAGACCGAGGCCTTGTCGGACAGCCCCACCAGGTCGAGCAGTTCGGCCACCCTGCCCCGGCGCTGCGCGGCGGGCACCTTCGCCGACTCCAGCGGCAACGCGACGTTGCCGGCGGCGGTGCGCTGCCGAAGCAGCGAGTCCCCCTGGGGCACCACACCGATCCGGCGGCGTGCCGCCCGGAGCTTGCTGCCCTCCAGCGAGACGAGATCGGTCCCGTCAACCCGGATGGCTCCGGTGTCGGGCTTCTCCAGCAGGGCGATGCAACGGGCCAGGGTGGACTTGCCCGCACCGCTGGTTCCAACGACGCCGCAGACGGAACCGTCCGGCACCTCCAGGCTCACGTCGTCCAACGCCGCCACGGAGGTGTTGCTCTGGGTGAAGGTCTTGGTCAGGTTCTCGACAGTGATCACGATCGAACTCCGCTTCAGCTCGCCTCGGCCACAGGACGTGCGAGGGCGCACGAAAAGGCCGGATGGGAAACGACCAGGGGCCAGTACGGGATCAGACGTGGCGCCGACAGGCGGTCGTGGTACGCCGCCCGAGATCGACGACACGACGCTCCGTCAGGCCGAGGCGGATAGCCACGGGAAGCGTCTTTGCGCTTGCGGTGGAACTCAGAGACAAATCAACTCCATCGTTCCTGGCTGTAGCACCTGCCCGAGTCGGGTGGTTGCTGCGGCGTCGTCGAGCCAGATCTCTCGGCCGCTCGGGATGGACTCCGTGGGAGAGTAAACATCACCGATTCCGCCGGACGCAAGTTGATATGAGTCACTTTCCGCTGGTTGTCGTATTCGTCACTAACTCTTTCGATCGACAAGAAAAGCAGGACGAACACTTTCGGTGATTGACCGAATACGAAAACCAGCGGTGGGAATCGAGTGGGCCCCAACCCGAACCGAAATCGCGGCGGATTCCAGCTCAGGGTTCGGTGTCGGCGGCTCGCGCCACCGCGGCGAACTCGGCGATGTCGAGCTGTTCGCCCCTGGCCGCCGGGTCGATCCCGGCCCGGCGCAGCACGCGCTCCGCGCGTCCCGCCGAACCGGCCCACCCCGCCAGCGCCGAACGCAGTGTCTTGCGGCGCTGCGCGAACGCCGCGTCCACCACGGCGAACACCCGCTCGCGGTCGAGCTCGGCGGGCGGTTCGTGCCGGGTGAAGGCCACCAGGCCGGAATCCACGTTCGGCACCGGCCAGAACACGTTGCGGGAGACCGCACCGGCACGTCGCACGTCGGCGAACCAGGCCGACTTCGCGCTGGGCGCACCGTAACGGCGACTGCCCGGCTCGGCGGCCATCCGCTCCGCGACCTCCGCCTGCACCATCACCAGGCCGTGCCGCAGCGAGGGCAGTTCGGCCAGCAGTCGCAGCACCACCGGCACCGCCACGTTGTAGGGCAGATTCGCCACCAGCGCGGTCGGAGCGCGGTCCGGGCCACCGAACTCGGCCGCGCCCATCCGCAGGGCGTCACCGTTGACCACCCGCAGGTTGTCGGCGAGTTTCGGGGCGTGCTCGGCGACAGTGGGGGGCAACCGGTCGGCGAGCACCGAATCGATCTCCACGGCGGTGACCGCCCCGGCCGTGGCGAGCAGCGCCAGGGTCAGTGATCCGATGCCGGGGCCGATTTCGAGCACCACGTCGTCGGAACCGACGCCTGCGGTCTCGACGATGCGCCGGACTGTGTTGGGGTCGTGCACGAAATTCTGGCCGAGTTTCTTGGTGGGACGTAGTTCGAGCCGCTCTGCCAGTCCACGAACCTCGGCCGGACCGAGCAGACGGACTGCCGACGGCTGTTGCTCCACGTCACCGAAACTAGCAGGCCGAACTTCCCTCCCGGCGCGGGGACGCGGTCCTGTCAGCCGGGGCACCGGACGGTGGTTTCTCGCGAAATCCCCGGACGCCCGACGAGGCGAACGAAGATCTCCGGTGTTCGGGGCGAACGCATCGCATGCGATGCGGAGCAGCTCAGCGCGCCAGCGCCGAGCACCCGCTCCCGCGACCGAAAGGACCCGGGCACGTGAGGCGAATGCCTCGCAAGGCGGCGGGGCACGTGGCGTAGTACCTACTCGATGTGCCCCGCAACGCGGCAAGGCGCCGCCTCACGCGCCGGCTACCCGGCCAACGTACGCGAACCTCTGTTACGGAAAACTCAGGAAAGGCCGAGCTGGGCGGAGCAGGAGGGCCAGGCCCCGTAACCTCCCCGTGCGTCGCGCACCTTGGTGGCGATGGCGATCTGCTGCTCCCTGCTGGCCTGGTGCGGGTAGGCGGCGTACTGGTTACCGCCGTAGGCGTCCCAGGTCGACTTGTTGAACTGGACGCCACCGTAGTAGCCGTTACCGGTGTTGATGTGCCAGTTGCCACCGGACTCGCACTCGGCGAGCTTGTCCCAGACCCCGCTGTTCGGCGGTTGCTTGCCGCCGACCCGCACGACCTTGGGCTCCGCCTCGGTGACGACCTTCTCGCCGACGGTCTCCCGCTTGACCTCTTCACCGTTGTGGGTGGTCACCCGGGTGAAGACGATCTTCTCTCCGGGTTTGCCCCGCTGCTCGACCTTGCGTTCGCCCACGAGCATCGAGTCGTCCACGATCTCCTTGACCGGGGGTTCGATCTCCTCCCGGACGTTGATGGTCGAGATGCCGGTGCGGTCGATGCGCACCTCGGCGCCGTCACTGATCCGCTGGTCGGAACCGGGGGTGACCTTGTCGTTCTCGTCGACCTGAAGCCCCTGCTTGCGGAGCAGCTCGTCGATCGTGACGGCGGTGGTGGTCAGCTGCCTGGGCTTGTTCCCGCCGTCGACGAGCGTGATCGACTTGGCGGTCTTGACCTCCAGGCTCATGCCCTCTTCCGGGACGGGCATGGTGCGCTTGGCCGAGATCGAGGCGCCGTCGGTGGGGACGCCGAGCTGACGCAGCGCCTGCCCCACCGTCACCGAGCGGACCCACTCCTCGCGGGTCTGGCCGTCGACGGTGAGCTCGATCTTCCTTCCCCGGTCGAGCGTGATGGTCTCGCCGTGCTCGACCTTGGAACCGAGCGAGGGGCTGAGGGCGTCGTGCTTGTCGACCTCGATGCCCTCGTCCTCGAGGACCTCGCCCACGGTGGACTCGTAGGTGCTGACCTCGCGTTCCTTGCCGTCCACCTCGACGGTGACCGACTTGTCCATCGCCGCGGCGGCACCGCCCGCACCGGTGATGGACAGGATCAGGGCCGCCACCGCGCTCTTCAGGAAACGGCGTTTCCAGGTGCTGATCGCCTCGGACAGCTCCGGGGAGGGCTCCTCGAGCTCCTCACGAGTGACCGAGTCGGACAGCGGCAGCGGGGGCATCACCGTCGTCTCGGCGTTGAGCAGGCCGATCAGCTCGTCGACGTCGAGGTCGGTGTCGGCCATCAGGTCCTCGACGTCGGGGCCGAGGATCTCGTAGAGGTCCTGCGGGGTGATGCTCAGGGCGCCGGGCGGGAAGCTCGGGTGATCCTGCGCCGGGTAGGACTGCTCGGTCCTGGTCCGTTCCTCGGGGCGTTCCAACACACCGACGGCGGTGTGCGACTCCCCCGAGACGGGGGTGAACCGGCTCGTTCCGCCGAGCGAGTCACCCCAGGGCGCGTGGTGGTCGTCGGCCGAGAATTGCTCACCGAAATAGCCGCGTTCGTTCACAGGGTCGTTACCTCCCGAAGGCGGAAAGACGCACCCGCCCCGCCCGGAGGGAAACCGCCCCTTCGGCTTCCGATCCGGCACGCGCGAGCACGTTACCTTCGTGCTTCGTTTCCGTATCCGACTCCCGTAGCCAGCGCCGCCAGCCGACCTCCGCGCCCGTGCTCCCGAGCGCGATGGCAGGCTACCCCGACGTACACCGGCGAAGACTGCGGGCGTAACCCGTGACCGTGGTCATCGGTTTACGAGTTCGAGACTCTAGCGTGATGATCCGCGTGCTGCCAAGGATCACGATTTCGCTGTGATCTGAGTTACCGCCACGAAATATACTTTCCCAGCGCACAGGGCATCCATGAAATTCACACGATCGAGCCGAAATATGATCGGCTGTTCGCCGCCGCACGTCATAACGCGCAGATCTCGACACCGCGTGTGATCAGCCGTACCGGTTTTCTGGCACCTTCGTGCCAATGACGCGACCGCCGTCTCGCACGAGCGGAAAGCCCCGCTCGCCCCCGCGTGCCGGAGCGGTCGCCCCCGACGAGCCCGCCACTCGTCGTGGGCGGAGCCGAGCGGACGAGCCCCCGCTAGAGCGGCAGCCTCAACCTGCGGGCGCAGCCGGGCCACGCCCCGTAGCCCCCGCGGGCGTCCCGGAGCCTGTCGGCGACCTCGACCTGCTCGGCAGGCGCGGCGTGGTGCGGGTAGCGCGCGTAGCGCTCACCGCCGTAGGACGCCCAGGTGCTGCGCAGGAACTGCAGCCCGCCGTAGTAGCCGTTGCCGGTGTCGATGTGCCAGTTGCCGCCGGACTCGCACTCGGCCAACCGGTCCCACACTCCCCGGTCGGCCGCCCGCGGGTGTTCGGCGGCCACGGCCGGGGAACCGGCCCCGAGGGTCGCGGTCAGTGCCGCCGTCAGCAGGATCGCGCCGCGCGGAACGTACCGAGCTGTCATGACCACCTCTCCGCCGTGGTTCCGGGCCGCGGAGTCGCCCCGCCGAAGCGGAGCGGCAATGGCGTCGAGCGAACTCGTGAGCACCGCCGGACTCCCATCCCGGCTTCCACTTCGGACGGTAGGGGGACGCCGGGACGCCGCACGCCGACAAACTCGCGACTGATCGGGAGAGTGACCGCAGAGTTACCGGACTTCAGGAAGCGGCCACACGATCGAGTTGAAAAACTCGCTCGGTTGTGGCCGTTAGGGCCACGGCCAGTTCCTCAACGCTGGTCTCGCGCAGTTCGGCAAGGTCACGAACGGTGTAGTTTACGCAGTACGGCTCGTTGGGCCGCCCCCGAAAGGGGTGGGGCGTCAGGAACGGCGCGTCGGTCTCGACCAGCATCTGTTCCACCGGCACGAGCGCCGCCGCCTCCCGGAGACCGCGCGCGTTGGCGTTGCGGAACGTGGCGGTTCCCGCGAACGAGAGAACGTAGCCCGCCGCCACGCAACGGCGGGCGAAGTCGGCGTCCCCGGAGAAGCAGTGGAAGATCACCGTCTCGGGCGCGCCCTCCTCCTCCAGGATGCGCAGGATGTCCTCGTGCGCGTCGCGATCGTGGATCATGAGCGGTTTGCCGGACCGCTTGGCGAG
The nucleotide sequence above comes from Actinopolyspora erythraea. Encoded proteins:
- a CDS encoding resuscitation-promoting factor, which produces MNERGYFGEQFSADDHHAPWGDSLGGTSRFTPVSGESHTAVGVLERPEERTRTEQSYPAQDHPSFPPGALSITPQDLYEILGPDVEDLMADTDLDVDELIGLLNAETTVMPPLPLSDSVTREELEEPSPELSEAISTWKRRFLKSAVAALILSITGAGGAAAAMDKSVTVEVDGKEREVSTYESTVGEVLEDEGIEVDKHDALSPSLGSKVEHGETITLDRGRKIELTVDGQTREEWVRSVTVGQALRQLGVPTDGASISAKRTMPVPEEGMSLEVKTAKSITLVDGGNKPRQLTTTAVTIDELLRKQGLQVDENDKVTPGSDQRISDGAEVRIDRTGISTINVREEIEPPVKEIVDDSMLVGERKVEQRGKPGEKIVFTRVTTHNGEEVKRETVGEKVVTEAEPKVVRVGGKQPPNSGVWDKLAECESGGNWHINTGNGYYGGVQFNKSTWDAYGGNQYAAYPHQASREQQIAIATKVRDARGGYGAWPSCSAQLGLS
- a CDS encoding transglycosylase family protein, translated to MTARYVPRGAILLTAALTATLGAGSPAVAAEHPRAADRGVWDRLAECESGGNWHIDTGNGYYGGLQFLRSTWASYGGERYARYPHHAAPAEQVEVADRLRDARGGYGAWPGCARRLRLPL
- a CDS encoding TatD family hydrolase; its protein translation is MSKGDRRTPPPEPEALPAPVVDAHTHLDACGAVEAADVRRMVDRAEAAGVGRVVTVADDIESAKWTVAAAGWDERVYAAVALHPTRAKDFGDAERETLAELVGDPRVVAVGETGLDYYWDFSPPEPQREAFRWHIDLAKRSGKPLMIHDRDAHEDILRILEEEGAPETVIFHCFSGDADFARRCVAAGYVLSFAGTATFRNANARGLREAAALVPVEQMLVETDAPFLTPHPFRGRPNEPYCVNYTVRDLAELRETSVEELAVALTATTERVFQLDRVAAS